In one Lycium barbarum isolate Lr01 chromosome 7, ASM1917538v2, whole genome shotgun sequence genomic region, the following are encoded:
- the LOC132603958 gene encoding probable carbohydrate esterase At4g34215 codes for MFPLLLLVLLAHPRWVSTANVTNGTTSIVKSIFILSGQSNMSGRGGVLIQTSPSGADNLTWDGVVPLECQSNRSILRLSSQLKWVEAQEPLHKDIDATRTCGVGPGMSFANRLLKRRPNIGAIGLVPCAIGGTNVTQWARGSSLYNQMINRTKAAFHGGGTIRGLLWYQGESDTHTLEDAKLYKLRLKRFFKHVRDDLQLPTLPIIQVALATGEGRYTEVIRKAQLGINLPNVRSVDAKGLSIGPDFLHLTTPAQVHLGKILADAFLHIHTEKSN; via the exons ATGTTTCCCCTTCTGTTGTTGGTGCTTTTGGCACATCCCCGATGGGTTTCCACCGCGAATGTAACAAATGGTACTACTTCAATAGTCAAGAGCATATTCATTTTATCCGGACAAAGCAACATGTCAGGCCGTGGAGGAGTCTTAATTCAGACCAGCCCATCAGGTGCAGATAATTTGACTTGGGACGGTGTCGTTCCACTTGAATGTCAGTCCAATCGATCAATCCTCCGACTTAGTTCACAACTTAAATGGGTTGAGGCTCAAGAACCCCTGCACAAAGACATAGATGCGACTCGAACTTGTGGGGTTGGGCCTGGAATGTCATTTGCCAATAGACTCTTGAAAAGACGCCCAAATATTGGAGCGATTGGATTGGTCCCCTGTGCTATTGGAGGGACAAATGTTACTCAATGGGCTCGTGGCAGCTCGCTTTATAACCAGATGATAAATAGGACGAAGGCGGCCTTTCATGGTGGAGGGACGATACGAGGATTGTTATGGTACCAGGGTGAGAGTGACACACATACACTTGAGGATGCAAAATTGTATAAACTCAGATTGAAGAGATTCTTCAAACATGTACGCGATGATTTGCAGCTACCTACACTTCCTATAATTCAG GTGGCATTAGCAACAGGAGAAGGGCGATATACAGAGGTGATCAGAAAAGCTCAGCTGGGGATTAATCTTCCGAACGTGAGAAGTGTTGATGCTAAAGGGCTGTCAATTGGTCCAGATTTTTTGCACCTTACAACTCCAGCCCAAGTCCATCTTGGGAAAATACTGGCTGATGCCTTCCTTCATATTCACACG GAAAAATCTAATTAA